The following proteins are encoded in a genomic region of Ooceraea biroi isolate clonal line C1 chromosome 14, Obir_v5.4, whole genome shotgun sequence:
- the LOC105274806 gene encoding G patch domain-containing protein 1 homolog isoform X1 has translation MSDSEEENYATFGVALDPLDEENIPRKKPVTIEDQYAYDAQGRRRFHGAFTGGFSAGYFNTVGTRDGWRPQQFKSSRSSKADGVTQRPEDFMDEEDTDLFGIAPKGIRATSDYVDHGDRGRKRERISQDNTGPIPGTPVLKELLKPVKETVGIVLLKKMGWKPGQGVGSRLTKREKRKLKQRNERLRLAQENPEMILPASNSDDSDDDAGDVTFAPDDYEPFRCKPKDNYFGIGYSGLDRRKILSGHINLFDAPAFCVQDKNKKLSIHGQAFGVGAFEADDEDIYEREDMSRYDFSLGPERKTKTRWSQDGPSSLQTDCLEGFIRMRERLESKKIFRPPELPKDFVPVHAVRKSRFYPPIVETPIENGKRREPLNAVDRARILEDPDDHPKKPQPSGTTSVASNIITKTLNLHGKQQTEERRKLESRQAAAKSSWLDKLNVQSFVKGGVVGSGQEMAGQKKLEEYKESSSAIEKSDKLADSDSSSRSETQKLFLSDPDKQRRFEQYLTFSKDSTLNKFESTQPLSMTDWERERERAEFEQAAKFESSDYMADKFVRSADDSAVDKAGPEKDVKEAARLKMFGKLTRERSEWKPASIVCKRFNIPEPRVGCAPAATDRKSTRFSVFDSLDLRSSSKFTKATAAVTPRTQELPPPSKETRENEAIPNASPEDVPSSLYQSSEPVSEKFKSFEASYEKVFGKEGQDTSVIPRDIEQGISKDETTREAGNKQAVASGSASVLKHQSKEKTDLFKAIFLSSSEDSDSEPEENVDSEAVKSVLIGKNPKEINAERNTSPPRGIFAKLDLDNLVTQPVHNVTSSPAAPKAAGSATGELQNDLTGKNDIIAGTSQAETPPNVYGPALPQRLLKQEGAATTTEADNAGQLLKPVFRSVVVSKTTDGGSKLGGKWVERDKLKKPKKEKKKHKHKEHKSPKRKKKSKKEKRSRR, from the exons ATGAGCGACTCGGAAGAGGAGAATTACGCAACATTCGGCGTTGCTCTCGATCCGTTGGACGAGG AGAACATCCCGAGAAAAAAGCCCGTTACGATCGAAGACCAATACGCTTACGACGCACAAGGCAGACGCAGGTTTCATGGAGCGTTTACCGGTGGATTTTCAGCGGGATATTTCAATACCGTTGGCACTCGCGATGGCTGGAGACCGCAGCAGTTCAAGTCCTCGAGGAGCAGCAAGGCAGACGGCGTCACTCAACGGCCGGAAGACTTCATGGACGAAGAGGACACGGATCTTTTCGGGATCGCCCCCAAAGGAATTCGAGCTACCAGTGATTACGTCGACCATGGGGACagaggaaggaagagggaaagaaTAAGTCAGGACAATACTGGACCTATCCCTGGCACTCCTGTGCTAAAGGAGCTTCTAAAACCTGTCAA AGAAACGGTTGGTATAGTTCTGCTTAAGAAGATGGGCTGGAAGCCTGGTCAAGGTGTGGGCTCGAGACTTACAAAGAGGGAAAAGCGGAAACTGAAGCAACGCAATGAGAGGTTAAGGCTGGCGCAAGAGAATCCTGAAATGATACTCCCGGCGAGCAACTCCGACGACTCGGACGATGACGCGGGTGATGTTACTTTCGCGCCTGACGATTACGAGCCGTTCAGGTGCAAGCCGAAAGACAATTATTTCGGGATCGGCTACTCCGGGTTGGATAGGCGAAAAATCCTCTCCGGTCACATCAATTTGTTCGACGCCCCGGCGTTTTGTGtccaagataaaaataaaaagctgTCGATTCACGGCCAGGCGTTCGGGGTCGGTGCGTTTGAGGCGGATGACGAGGACATATACGAAAGGGAGGACATGTCGCGTTACGATTTCTCCTTAGGTCCCGAACGTAAGACGAAGACCAGGTGGTCCCAGGATGGACCCAGTAGTTTGCAGACCGACTGCCTGGAAGGTTTTATCCGCATGAGAGAGAGGCTAGAGAGCAAGAAGATATTCAGACCGCCGGAGTTGCCGAAAGATTTTGTCCCGGTGCACGCTGTTAGAAAAAGCCGATTCTATCCGCCAATCGTGGAGACCCCGATAGAAAATGGCAAACGCAGGGAGCCTTTAAATGCCGTGGACCGAGCACGAATCCTAGAAGATCCCGATGATCACCCAAAGAAACCGCAGCCATCAGGCACCACGTCCGTCGCTTCGAATATCATTACGAAGACGTTGAATTTACACGGCAAGCAGCAaacggaagagagaagaaaattagAGAGTCGGCAGGCAGCGGCGAAGAGCTCGTGGCTGGATAAATTGAACGTGCAGAGTTTCGTAAAAGGCGGCGTCGTTGGGTCCGGACAGGAAATGGCGGGACAGAAGAAGCTGGAAGAGTACAAGGAGTCCTCTTCCGCGATCGAGAAATCGGATAAATTGGCCGACAGTGATTCCTCGAGCAGAAGTGAGACGCAAAAATTATTCCTGTCTGATCCGGACAAACAGAGGCGGTTCGAGCAGTATCTCACTTTCTCGAAGGACAGCACGTTGAATAAATTCGAGAGTACCCAGCCGCTTTCCATGACCGATTGGGAGAGGGAGCGGGAACGCGCTGAATTCGAGCAAGCAGCGAAATTTGAGTCGAGCGATTACATGGCGGACAAGTTCGTGCGTAGCGCTGATGACAGCGCGGTGGACAAAGCGGGTCCGGAAAAGGACGTGAAGGAGGCGGCAAGATTGAAGATGTTCGGCAAGCTCACTCGGGAGCGGAGCGAGTGGAAGCCGGCGAGCATCGTTTGCAAGAGATTCAACATTCCCGAACCGAGAGTCGGCTGCGCTCCGGCCGCGACAGATCGGAAATCGACAAGATTCTCGGTCTTTGACTCTTTAGACTTGCGCAGCTCGTCCAAGTTCACGAAAGCTACGGCCGCAGTCACGCCACGGACGCAAGAGCTGCCGCCACCGTCAAAAGAAACGAGGGAAAACGAGGCGATTCCCAACGCCAGCCCCGAAGATGTTCCGTCTAGTCTCTATCAGTCTTCGGAGCCCGTTTCTGAGAAGTTTAAAAGTTTCGAGGCTTCTTACGAGAAAGTTTTCGGGAAGGAAGGTCAGGATACCTCCGTGATACCGCGGGACATCGAACAGGGTATCTCGAAAGATGAAACTACTCGAGAAGCAGGGAACAAGCAAGCGGTCGCTTCTGGATCAGCGAGCGTGCTGAAACACCAATCGAAGGAGAAGACGGATTTGTTCAAGGCGATTTTCCTCAGCAGCAGCGAGGACTCCGACAGCGAGCCGGAGGAGAACGTTGACAGCGAGGCGGTGAAGTCGGTTTTGATCGGTAAAAATCCCAAGGAGATTAACGCGGAGCGGAACACGTCGCCGCCGCGGGGTATCTTCGCAAAACTGGATCTCGACAACTTGGTGACGCAACCGGTACATAATGTCACCAGCTCTCCGGCAGCACCTAAGGCAGCGGGGTCGGCAACCGGTGAATTGCAGAACGATCTTACGGGTAAGAACGATATAATCGCCGGCACATCGCAAGCTGAGACACCGCCGAATGTGTACGGTCCAGCTCTTCCACAAAGATTATTAAAGCAGGAGGGCGCTGCAACGACGACCGAAGCTGACAATGCGGGCCAATTGCTGAAACCAGTATTTCGCAGCGTCGTTGTGTCGAAGACCACGGACGGGGGTTCGAAACTGGGTGGAAAATGGGTGGAGCGAGATAAGCTGAAAAAGccaaagaaggagaaaaagaagcaCAAGCATAAAGAGCACAAGAGTcccaaaagaaaaaagaagtcgaaaaaagagaaacgctcGAGGCGTTAA